From the Aerosakkonema funiforme FACHB-1375 genome, the window GGGAGTCGGGGGAGTCGGGGGAGTCGGGGGAGTCGGAGTAGTTATTGGTAACGAGTCATTAACTACGAGGTCGAATAGATTGCTAACGCTAGCACCACTACCATCTTTTGCTGTCAATTGCAGTCTTATAGTTCCTACATTATTAACATTTGGCGTACCGCTGAAAGTACGGGTAATCCGGTCAAAACTTAGCCACGTAGGTAAGGGATCTCCATTAAAAAGAGTAGCCGTGTAAGAGAGAGTATCACCAATATCTACATCGCTGAATGTATTAGCTGCAAAAGTAAAATTGAAGGGTGTAGTAGCAGTTGCCGTTTGATTGGGAATCGGTGCAACTACAATTGGCGCATCATTAACTGAGTTAACAGTAATATTGACTGAATCGGTATCGCTTAAAGCACCACCTGTGCCAGTATTGCCTAAATCGTTAGTAATAATTTGAATATTTGCAGCACCATTATAATTAGGAGATGGCGTAAATATCGTGCCATTCAACGCAGTATTAATGTTACTAATTGTGCCACTGAAAATCATGTTTGCACTACCATTATTACCACCGCTGAAATTCAACCCATTCGTGCCAGATAAATTTAAAATGCCGTTGCTAGCATTCAAAGTAACTTGAACTGGATTGTTACCTGCATCAGGATCGGCGATCGCAATTAAATTTCCATTAGCTGCATTGAAAGTTAAAGCATTATCTTCATTCGTACTTTGAATACCAGGTACTGTATTCACTGGTGGATTATTAACGGCATCGTTATCAATAATTGTGGCTTGTCCCTTAGCAACACCTATAGTAGCATTGTTGGGATTAGTTAAGCTTACAAAAAAGTTTTCTTGCGTTTCAGTCAGACTGTCATCAACGACTGGAATAAAAATATTTTGTTTAGTTTCTCCAGCTTTAAATGTGACAGTCCCTTGAGTGGTAGTGTAATCATTTGGGGAAGTAGCAGTTCCGTTGCTAGAAAAGTAATCAACGCTGATAGTTTTACCGGAAATAGCAGCAAGGCTAACCGTAAAAGTAGCGTTGTTGCCTTCGGTAACAGTGACGTTATCAATAGATAAACTCGGTAGCGGATCGTTATCATTAATAATGCCTTCTCCCTTAGCGACAGCAATACTAGCGTTGCTGGGATTGCTAAGAGCAACAAAAAAGTTTTCTTGGCTTTCGTTAACGGTGTCGCCAAGGATGGGAATAGTAATATTTTGTGTAGTTTCTCCAGCTTTAAACGTAACAGTGCCTTTACTAGCAGTGTAATCAGAAGTATCGCTGGCAGTACCATTAGTTGTAATGTAATCTACAGCGACAGTTTGACCGGAAATAGTAGAAAGACTAACTGTAAAAGTAGCATTGCTGGTACCGCTGTCACCTTCAGTAATAGTAATGTTACCGATAGAAAGCGTCGGTAAAGGGTCATTATCAGTAATTGTGGCTTGTCCCTTGCTAACTGCGATCGCAGCTTTACTGGGATTGCTTAAATTAACAAAAAAAGTCTCGTTACTTTCATTTAGAATATCGCCAACTACGGGAACGATCGCAGTTTTTTTGGTTTCTCCTGGTAGAAAAGTCAGACTACCTTTAGTAACAGTGTAATCATTTGGCGAGGTAGCCGTACCATCAGCAGTAAGATAATCAACAGAAATAGTTTGACTGTTGGCATTAGAAAGAGAAACGGTAAATGTGGCGTTGGTAGTACCGCTATCTGTTTCGTTAACAGTCACATCATCGATACTAAGTGTCGGAATAGCGCCGAGGGAATTAGCAGACCTGGGTGTACCGTGAATTACATTACCAGCAGCATCTTTGCCATTTTGGTTAATCCCATCGTTGGTGCGCCAATTACTGTCTGTATCGGCAGCTTTAGCCGAAATTCGTTCCATTGTAAACCGAGCATTGGCGCTAAAATTTACTCCAGCAGGCCATGCACCGCCATCAATATTGGCAGTATCAACTACATTACTTTTACTGTCTTGTAGGGTGAGCGATTCGCCACTATTAACTAATGCGCCTGTGTAGATTAAGTCAGCAGAAATGTCGCTAACTGTGTTATCAACAGTGCGCTCTAAAAGGAAGTATCCACCAGCGCCAATTGTTTTCCCAGCCGGAATCGTGATGTTGGGATTGCCATCGTTAGATGTCAGCGTCCAATTGCTCAAATCGATCGCACTTCCAGTAGGATTGAAAAGTTCGATCCATTCATCGTTGAAATCAGCCTGAGTTCCCATCCAAGCGACTTCGTTAATAACCACGCTTAAAGGCGGCGTGGGACCAGCTGGGTTAACAGTGATGCTGGCTGTTTCGGTAGCGGTACTGAAGGAGAATAACCCTCCAGTTCCGCTAGTAGTAATGTTTGCTGTATTGCCATTAGTGCCAGTTGTGCCATCCCAAGCGTGAAAGGTAATGCCTGAGTTAACGATACCGTTGTAGTCAGCGTTGGGGACAAAACGAATTCTGGTATTAGCATTCGATGCTAGTAACCTCGCGGCACTTTCTGAGGGAGTGCCGAAGGCTGTCCAGTTGCTACCGCCGTTGGTGGAAAATTGCCAAGTGCCGTTGGTATTATCTACTGCCGTTACTGCAATTCCTTCTGGGTCGTTGGGGTCGCTGTCGGTAATTGGGTTGCCACCAGCACCACTGGCAATAATGTGAGAAACTAAAGTGCCTGTGTTAGTAATATCGTCTTCGTTGATTGCTGTTAGAGTTGGCGACCCGCTGTTATTGAGGAGGGGAGCGCTGTTGATTTCATAAGCAGCAAACTGAGTAGATAAGCCAAAACCCAAACCGAAATCATTATCGCTGACAAGAATGAGCGATCGCTTTCCATTCGGCAAAATTGGCCCCAATGTCATGCCTTCATAATTGGCAAATAGCCCGTTAAGGACAAGAGTTTTTGACGCTAATGTAATACCCCCAAGGCCAGAAGCTATCAAACTGGGATTATTTTTTACATCAGTCGCCCCTTGTAACGATATTTGATATATTTTGCCAAAACCCAAATCAACATGGCGGTCTATGGCGAGGAGGGTATTTCCATCCAATGCCAAAAGATCGGAAACACCATTGCCAGAATCGGAGTTATAGACAAATTCTCCTTCTATAGAGTTAGTAGATAAGTTATATTTGACTATGCGAGAAGGGCTGCCATTATCTGATGTGGAATCTTGTTCTAAGGCAACTTCTGTCGTTGTAAATAAAAACTGTTGGTCAGGAGTAATCGATACGCTTTCAAAACCCCGATTATTGCGGATACCATTGCTAGTATCTGCTGGCGATACGTCATATTTAGGAGTAGGGATAGGCAGAGAAAAGTTTTGAATACCTGATGCTATATTGAACCGATTGATAAATTGGGGTGTACTTGTGGAAAACATTCCTTCTGAAGAAACAAATATATTCCCACCGCCAGCAAAGGTAATTCCTTCTGGGTCTGCAACATCTGAAACAAAAAGGTTATTAGTTGAGTCTCTCAGCAGGGTCACGCCTGTGAAAGTAACTGGTAAAGCCGCCGAACTCAGATCGATATTCAGGGTGTAAAAGCGCACATTGCTTTTGTCGTCAGAAATAGCATAGAAATTGCTGCCATCAAAGGTAAGACCCGATAAACCACCGATAGTCGTTCCACCAAAAGTTGCAGATGAATCAACTGTTGACTGCCCGATCTGAGTTGCGATCGCCATATAATTCCCTCAAGTAAAAAGCCTTAAATCTGAAAATTATAGCGATTTTAGCGTTTCATTTGAAGTAGCGATCGCCAATCTTCTACCGCCTGCTTACTCCACAGCCAGTTAGCTTGCAGTGCAGAAGGTTTAAAATTAGTGGGATCGTCTTGCATCACCTTTGTACGCAGTTTGAGCGCTTCCCCAATCAAACGCGATCGCTCATCAATTGGCTGATTTTTAGCTGAGTGCTTCAAAACTAATGCCAATCCTGCATATGCAGTTAGAGCATCGTGACTGGCAACTGATTTGTTTGGTATTTGCGCGAAGTTTTCCGTTCTTTCTTTGGTCGCTGATTCGGATTGAGCAACTTTTTCTTCCTCAGCTCGATAAAGAGCTTCAAACCAAGTTTGATTGGCACGATTTAAGTTACCTTGGGCATAGTAAGCAAAACCGAGCGCGTTGTAGTAAAGCGGCAATTTGTCACGCCCTTTTACAGCGGTTTCCCAATAACGCCGCGCATCATCTAAGCTGTAACTTTTGTCTCCATTCCGCACTGATTGCCAAGCCAATCTTCCGAACAAAAAGCTGATATCTGGATGACTTTTTTGCTCTTTTGATAAGGTAGTTAGGACAGCTTTTGCTTGTTTAATATTTCCCCTATCTAGCAAGACTTTTACCATGCTTTGCCCAGCCGATAAGTTACCTTGCTTAAAATGTTTAACTGCCATCGCGCTAACAGTCGCAGAACTGGTTTTTTTAATATCGAAGGCAGAAGTTTTTGCTGAAGGTTTAGGTTGCGGAGGCGGCGTAGCTACTTCCTCATATATAAAACTTGCCGATCGCGATCCTACACCAGACCAGCGCTGGCGGAAAAGCCAGAAACTCAAAGGTGTCAAAAGTAATACAGCAATAGGCAAAAGTAGTACGGCTTTGTTCCCGCTCGGTAAAAAATTACGAAGTGGGCGATCGCTTAGAGCCGCTCTATACCATCTTTCGATCGAATTGCTCACTTTTAGATCGGAATTTCTCGCTTCTATTTCTTCTCGGTCTTTTGTCTGAGTTAGAATAGGCTGAGCATTTACATCCGCAGGAGATTCGGAACTGGCGGTAATGGGGACGGAAATCGATCGCTCATCTATTGACGGAGCGGGAAGTTTGGGATTGACGTCCGATTCGGTGACAATTTGGTTTGCTAACTCTGGAGTTGGATTTGGTTTCGATATTTGACCGAGCAGACCGGAAATGAAAGCTGAGTCTTCTTCATCATCAAAACGATCGCACATCGACTCATCTCCAAATTCCTCCCACTCCTCGACGTCAGACTGATGGAATTCACCAAATTCTAGCGTTTGCTGGGGGATAGTGATGAATCCATCAAATTGCGGGTGAAGATAGAGGATAGGTAAAACCCAGTAAAAGCGATCGAAACCGTAAATCGAGATTAATTCCTGTCGTACCAGACTCAAACTAATCTCGACTGGGTAAACTTGACTGATGTGGTCGTAAACTAACTCCGTGAAGGTAGAAGCAACTTCGTCGGGAATTTCTGGCGGGATAGTTAGCACGCAGGGGATACCGCTTTGGTGCAACTCAGCTGCGCGATGGTCGCGATCGAGTTTATCCGAGAAATTAGCTTTCAAAATTTGCAGCGTTCCTTGCATATCCCCTTTGGAATTTTGGGTGCTATCTGGAGAAGATTGTTTGCCAACGCAGCGAGAAAAAGCCACACTGGTGCTGAGGACGAGAAAAGAATCTGGCGAAACTGTATCTGTTTTTTCCAAATCGCCACTATAAAGGAGTTCCCAAGGAAGATGCGCCAAACGATCGTCTTCCAAACTCAGTCGCAACCGCAATACCTCTGGCTTCGATCGAGCGATTTCTTGAGCAGTTGTCCAGCTATTGAGCAGAGTACCTTGAAACAGCGCACTGTAAAGCTGTTGGCCCAATACTGCCAGAGACTGGGGACTTGACTCTGCTGGCAAAGAATCCAGCAGTTTTGCGGCTTGGGCCAACCAATTTTCAACGGGCCAAACTACCTGCTCTTGTGTCGATCGCACTCCTGGCGCTAGCGATTCTGCTCGCACGAGGTATTTGTCTTTTTCTATTGGTGTAACGGATACGTAAAATTCCTGAGTCATTGCTACCCTTCTCTCCCGCTCAACTCCTCAATTTCGTTAGCTTTAGAAATCGCCAACTCCAAAGCGAAGGATTCGCTCTTATACTAAGTAGATTAATTTAACTGGTTAAAGTTTCGATTTTTAGAGATGTTTGCTGTGGTTATAGTGCGATCGTCTCCAGCCCGCGTAAAATCAGCACCTAGAGCGGCGATCGCGGTATGAGAGGATTTTGGATTGGCTGCTGGGCAGTTCTTGTTGCCAATTTAGTTGAGTTTTATCCCGATCCGAAGGCTTGCCGATCGAACAAAGAGATGGTAGATGCACCCTGATAAGACAACCTCCCCCGACTCTAAGAGGCGGGGGTTTTTTGATGAAGGCAGTTTTTAGTGGAATCAGAATTTGATCTGAAGCTATATTAGCCGCCGATCTTGTTTTTGATTGCAAAGATATCGTGAAGCTTTTACTGGGATAAATTTAAAGATCGGAATTTTCACTAAAACCAAGAAACCCCCGAATGCAATTCGGAGGTTAAAACACGGGTTGTGGATCGATCGAATCCAAATTAAATTCAGCGATGGGCGAGTTGTTTTTTCTTGGTAAAGACAGCCACTTTGTCATGTCCTGCGGTCATATAAGCACAAGCCATGTCCGTGGAATTATGGGCCCAACCAACCCGTCCTTGCGGGTCTACCAGAACGCACCCAGCCTCTCCTGACACCTTCGATGCCAGAGTTTCGATCGCCATCTGAGCTGCTTCGTCTGGGTGTCTGCCTTCCTTGAGAGTTAGCTGCAACTTTCTCCTCGGTGATGGTTTTCGCTCCACCGTGAACAATGATGGCTAATGTCATCTATAGCTCCCGATCGATTTTTACGATATTTCTGTAAGTGTTGAAGGTAAAATCGCTTCTTCAATTACATTTAATCGCAGCCACAAAAATTCAAACTTCATCCTTAGAGGTGTCTTACCCCCGCTTAAGGAAGAGTTCCCTATTAAGTAACTTTGTTATCCTAAATACAAAATTTCCTGGTCTTTGGGATTTATGGTGAAAAGTATTTATCTATATTACCGATGTGAGATCTGTGAGTGACGGCACGGAGAGTTAATTATCGATCGAAAGTGCTGAATTTATCGCCTGTGCCTAACCCACCCTACGATAATATAACCTTTCCTTATTACCACAAAAACGGGAGAGCCAAATTTACCGGAGCGAGCAGATCGGTAAATTTTATTTAACGGAAGTTACCCCCAAAGGGGGTAACTTCCGGCGATATCAAATGCAAAGCTATCTGGATTCTCAGCAACTTAATTCTGTTTATTAGCATTTCTATGTCTGCGATTAAATGCTGAGTATTTCTCACCTTCTCTGTTTTAAATGTCGGGGTTTTGTCCATAATGAGAACCAACTCCCTAGTAGTGCTGTTTTGACTATCATTTTGGCTGAGTATTTGATGCGTTGGTTCTCTCTTAGGGATAAAGCTAATGTATCAATTGCTAGCGATCGCGTATACATTTTACTCAATACCTTGCAATCCCTTACTTTCTAAGTTATGCTCGATGTGCTGCATCTCCTCGATCGTCTCTCCAGTAACTATCCCGTAAATTTCCGTGTAAATTTTTCCGTATTTAGACTTCTCTAAAGCCGACAGGATGATAAAATCTTTGCGATCGAGGTGCGCTCTCAGAGTTGTGAGAACCGAGTCCAATGCGCCATCCATGCGGTAGTCACTCGAATATTTAGCAACTTCCTTTCCCAGTCCTAATAGAGTATGACGCTGCAAGCACATCGGAGTCGAACCGTTGACTCGGAAATTGGCATCGATCGCATACAATTGTCCGTCTTTATCTTCCAGCTCATCGAAACCAATAACGCCAAAATAACCGTGCTTGTGTGCATACTCACCGATAGCCGCAATCATCTCAAAGAACCTGCTCATATCGGTTTGGCGGTAGTGAATCAATCCCCCTAAATAGTTGCCTTCTGGGATGTCGAGTTCATATAATAATTCCAGTCTCGTTTGTTTCAAGACACACTCCCGCAACTACCTGAAAAACAAGGTATTAGTTGCCCAGTTTTTATTCATCTATCTGCAAGCAGAGTGGTTACTCTTGTATCCTTCAACACTTAAGGGTTTAATAAGGAAGGAAATGCCTTTTGCAAAGCGAGGAGAATTCTACCGATGGATAGAGCCGTAATCAAATTTTCTTCTGAAGACTGCGGCATTTGCCATAAGATGTCGTTTTATGACCAGAAAGTAGCTGAAGAACTGGGTTTGCAATTTATCGATGTAAAAATGCAGGATACCGCCACTTACCGCAAGTATCGCAAAATTCTTTTAACCCAGTATCCGGATAAAGCAGAAATGGGATGGCCAACCTACCTGATCTGCGATTCTCCAGAAGGAGAGTTTAAAATCTTGGGAGAGGTTAAAGGCGGCCATCCTAAAGGAGAATTCAGAAGTCGGCTGCAAGCAGTTTTGGATACAGCCACTACCAGCTAGTTTTTTGTTTGGAGGTGAAGTGCTGTAGGGTTTGGTTTAATAGTTCTATTTAGGGCTTTGACTGGATCTTTTGCGATCGCACCGTTCCCGCATAGCAATCCCGCAACCAAATTTCGATCGCCTGACCGATAACTCCATAACTGCTATCTCTCGGTGCAGTGGGAGGTCTTCCTGCCGGATAAGGCCCAGTCATAGAAAACATCATCGCCAATCGCCAACCACTTTCAGTTTTTGTCAGAAATAACCAGTGATAATCCTGTATTTGAACTGGTTTTTTGCTTGTATATCTGCGTTGCAATGTAGTGAAAAAAACCTGCTGAATATTGTCTCCCCCCTGCGATGTTGTCGGGTTATATTCGCCAGGGCCAAGGGTTAGTGGTGAAAATTCAGCTTGACCTGCCACTATAAAATAACCGTACACATCAAGGCTGCGGTCACGAAGTCTAGCTCGTTGAGTTACCCTATTAGCATAACTCGGTAAATCCCGCAATAAAATATTTATTAATGTTTCCACATCCGCAGGACAAGAAAATCTTTCTCTTTTTGCTGCTAGAGATGAAGTGACGGGAAAAAGCCAAAAGTAAAAAGGTAAAAGCAAACATATAAAACTGTATATTTTGACTTTACCTTTATTCCTAAAAATCTGTCTGGGAAAGTACTTTTGGCTTTTCACTTTTAAATCTCGTCGCAAATGCGTTCAAAAGCGGCAACTGGATCGGGTGCAGCAGTGATGGGACGACCGATCACCAGATAATCGGCTCCTGCTTTAATAGCTTCTGCTGGCGTGAGATTTCGCTGTTGATCTCCAGCTTCAGCCCACTTCGGTCGCACTCCCGGACATACTAACAGAAAGCGATCGCCGCAAGTTTGTCGCAATTGCGCTACTTCTTGGGGCGAACAAACTGCCCCATCCAAACCCGCTTCTTGAGCTAACAGCGCCATCTGTAAAGCATATTCTGGTAATTCTAGGGGAATTTTGAGGTCAAAAGCTAAATCCCGCGAATTCAAACTTGTTAATAGCGTGATGGCAATTAACTTTGGTGGTGAATAGCCAGAAGCAGCCGCACCTTCCGCAACTGCCGCCTTAGCTGCCTGTAAGGCTTTACGACCGGCAGTGGCGTGGATGGTGAGTAAATCTACTCCATACCTACCAGCAGCGCGGCAAGCACCAGCGACGGTGTTGGGGATATCGTGAAATTTGAGATCCAGAAAAATGCGCTTTTGTCGCTCTTTCAAGATGGTCAGAATTTCCGAGCCGGTACTGACAAATAGCTCTAAACCGACTTTCCAGAATGTTACCTGGGGCAGTTTTTCAACCAGAGCGATCGCTTGCTCTTGAGTTGGTACATCCAAGGGAACGATAATCTTGTTATTGTTGGCCATTACTTAATTTACCGATCGCCAATTTCCCGAACAGCTAATTTGGATTGACCAAGCGGACAAACTTATTTTTGCCAACTTGCAACACCCGTCCTTGCAAAGAAGCTGGAGAATCAAAGCTAAGATTTACATCTGTCACCTTTTCGCCATCCAGTCGCACTCCTCCCTCTTGAATCTTCTGTCGAGCTTCCGAACTGCTTTTACACAGTTTGCTGGCACTGACGATATAGAACAATTTAGCGGGAAACTGGATATTTTCTAGGGAAAATTCGGGTAATGCTTCGGCTTGTTCCGTCTTACCGCGAGCTATTTTTTCCGCATCTTCTTTAGCTTTTTCGGCAGCTTCCTTGCCGTGATACTGGGTAACGATATCCAAAGCCAGAAGAATTTGGCGATCGCGTGGATTTTCTGGCAATGTATCTAAAGGGATATTCGTCAATAACTCAAAATACTGCTCCACCAAAATATCTGGCGTTTGTCGCAGCTTTTGGTACATTGTCAGCGCATCTTCCCGCAAACCCACATAATTGCCCAGAGACTTCGACATTTTCTGCACGCCATCAGTACCGATCAAAATTGGCATCAACATTCCAAACTGAGGCGATAAACCGAAATATCTTTGCAAATCTCTGCCGACAGCAATATTAAACTTCTGGTCTGTTCCTCCCAACTCCACATCCGCCTCAATTGCCACAGAGTCATAACCCTGCATCAACGGGTAGAGAAACTCGTGCAGATAAATAGGGCTTTCTTTCTCGTAGCGCAGGGCAAAACCCTCTTTGGCCAACATCTGTCCTACAGTCATCGTGGATAGCAAATCCATAATCTTGGCCAGATCCAGCTTGGAGAGCCACTCTGAGTTATAGCGAATTTCCAGCCGTCCGGGCGTATCAAAATCCAGAATTGGGCGCACTTGTTCGAGATAAGTTTGGGCATTCTGCGCCACTTGTGCCGGTGTCAGTTGCTGGCGCACCTCCGATTTACCGGTGGGATCGCCGATGCGAGCGGTAAAATCACCAATGATGAGGACAGCTGTATGACCGGCATCCTGAAATGCCCGCAACTTTCGGACTGGGATACTATGGCCTAAGTGGAGATCTGCACCTGTGGGGTCAATCCCCAACTTGACTCGCAAGGGCCGATTTGTCTGCGCTAACCGTTCGACCAAATTTTCATGACGATTTTGAGAATCTGTAAGATTGGGAAAAATTTCACTCACGCCTCGGTACAACCAGGCGAGGTTTTGGGTAATACTAGGCGATTGATGGGAGGCCATACTTTGCCAATGTCCAGTTTGGTTCGCAATAAAACTGTCATTTCTCAAGCCTCAAAAGTGTTTTTGACTTTTGAGCCTTTACTGATGACCGATAACCGATGAGGGTTGACAATAGAAATGCTTAACAGCCAGACTACTATAACTGTAAAAGCAGCCAGAATATCTGTAGTAGTTTAATCAGCTTTGTCAGGGGCAGGTTTATCCATGTATTTCCAAAGCCAGATAAATCAGTTTTACTGGATCTATAGCTTCTGGCCAGAACCAGTTAATCCTCTCAACTCCTATAGGGGTGGGTTGCACGACAAACCACGACCCAACGGTTAGGTGTACAGACAGTTTCCTACTTAGAATCTTCCTGTCCCCATAATAAGTAGTTGGAATATAACAATCATAAGGACTATCCAGTCGCCGTTTTTCTTGTTCAGTTTGTTTTCTTTGAGGAAGTCAAATCGCCGTGTCCTCCAACACACTCCGACAAAAGCCATCCACAACGATCGCACCAGGATTTAACTTTGTTCAGACGATCGCTAAAGTCACTGGCGGAACTCTTCTGAGCGTCACCATGCTAACCAGTTCCATTGTAGCTGGCGGGCTGGTTGGCCTAGCGATTAGCTTCCGCAACCTCCCAGATGTGAGGATTATGGGCACCTACTCTCCGTCAGAAACAACTCACATCTACGATATCAAAGGCAAGTTGCTTGCCAGTATCCACGGTGAAGCAAATCGCGAAGTCGTCCCCCTGGACAAAATTTCTCCCGAACTCAAACGAGCTGTGATGGCTATTGAAGATAGCCACTTCTACCTGCACCACGGCATTAACCCAAGCAGTGTCGGTCGCGCCATCAAAGCCAACTGGGAAAAAGGTGGGGTCGTAGAAGGTGGTTCGACGCTGACCATGCAGTTGGTCAAAAATATATTTCTCAATCACAAGCGGGCTTTTAGCCGTAAAGTAGCAGAAGCGGTGATGGCCATACGCTTGGAGCAAATCCTTACGAAAGACAAAATTTTAGAGCTATACCTGAATCAGGTCTACTGGGGTCATAACAACTATGGGATTGAAACCGCTTCGGAAAGCTATTTTGGCAAGAGCGCTGCCGATTTAAACCTGGCGGAAGGAGCGATGTTGGCAGGTTTAATTCAAGCTCCAGAAGAGTACAGCCCCTTTCTGAACTACAAGAAAGCAAAAGCCCGACAAGCACAGGTTTTGGGGAGGATGAGGGAGCTCAATTGGATTACCGCCGAAGAAGAAGCCGCCGCGAAGAAGCAAGTGCTTAAATTAGGTAAACCTACCTCGTTTCAGAAAAGTTTGCTTCCATACGTCACCGATGCTGTCACTCAGGAGTTGATCCAACGCTTTGGACGCTCTACGGTGGAAAAAGGCGGGATGCGAGTTCAAACTACGATTGACCTCAATTTCCAACGTATGGCGGAAGAGTTCATCGGTCGCGAACACGCGAGATTGCAACGCCGCGGATTGTGGGGTACGGAACTGGCTCTAGCAGCAGTCGATCCCCGCACCCATTTTGTCAAGGCGATGGTAGGAGGTTCCGACTACAGCAAGAGCCAGTTTAATAGAGCTACTCAAGCTCGCCGTCAGCCAGGATCTGCCTTTAAGCCGTTCGTTTATTATGCGGCGTTCGCTACTGGTAAATATTCGCCGGAATCTACTGTCTACGACACTCCTGTTCGCTATCGCGATGGCAGTCGCGGCTACGCTCCCAGAAACTACGACAATACTTTTGGTGGAGCGATGAGCATTCGAGCCGCACTACAAGTATCGCGTAACGTTCCGGCAGTGAAAATGGGACGGGCTGTGGGGTTGGATAAGGTGATTG encodes:
- a CDS encoding esterase-like activity of phytase family protein translates to MAIATQIGQSTVDSSATFGGTTIGGLSGLTFDGSNFYAISDDKSNVRFYTLNIDLSSAALPVTFTGVTLLRDSTNNLFVSDVADPEGITFAGGGNIFVSSEGMFSTSTPQFINRFNIASGIQNFSLPIPTPKYDVSPADTSNGIRNNRGFESVSITPDQQFLFTTTEVALEQDSTSDNGSPSRIVKYNLSTNSIEGEFVYNSDSGNGVSDLLALDGNTLLAIDRHVDLGFGKIYQISLQGATDVKNNPSLIASGLGGITLASKTLVLNGLFANYEGMTLGPILPNGKRSLILVSDNDFGLGFGLSTQFAAYEINSAPLLNNSGSPTLTAINEDDITNTGTLVSHIIASGAGGNPITDSDPNDPEGIAVTAVDNTNGTWQFSTNGGSNWTAFGTPSESAARLLASNANTRIRFVPNADYNGIVNSGITFHAWDGTTGTNGNTANITTSGTGGLFSFSTATETASITVNPAGPTPPLSVVINEVAWMGTQADFNDEWIELFNPTGSAIDLSNWTLTSNDGNPNITIPAGKTIGAGGYFLLERTVDNTVSDISADLIYTGALVNSGESLTLQDSKSNVVDTANIDGGAWPAGVNFSANARFTMERISAKAADTDSNWRTNDGINQNGKDAAGNVIHGTPRSANSLGAIPTLSIDDVTVNETDSGTTNATFTVSLSNANSQTISVDYLTADGTATSPNDYTVTKGSLTFLPGETKKTAIVPVVGDILNESNETFFVNLSNPSKAAIAVSKGQATITDNDPLPTLSIGNITITEGDSGTSNATFTVSLSTISGQTVAVDYITTNGTASDTSDYTASKGTVTFKAGETTQNITIPILGDTVNESQENFFVALSNPSNASIAVAKGEGIINDNDPLPSLSIDNVTVTEGNNATFTVSLAAISGKTISVDYFSSNGTATSPNDYTTTQGTVTFKAGETKQNIFIPVVDDSLTETQENFFVSLTNPNNATIGVAKGQATIIDNDAVNNPPVNTVPGIQSTNEDNALTFNAANGNLIAIADPDAGNNPVQVTLNASNGILNLSGTNGLNFSGGNNGSANMIFSGTISNINTALNGTIFTPSPNYNGAANIQIITNDLGNTGTGGALSDTDSVNITVNSVNDAPIVVAPIPNQTATATTPFNFTFAANTFSDVDIGDTLSYTATLFNGDPLPTWLSFDRITRTFSGTPNVNNVGTIRLQLTAKDGSGASVSNLFDLVVNDSLPITTPTPPTPPTPPTP
- a CDS encoding tetratricopeptide repeat protein encodes the protein MTQEFYVSVTPIEKDKYLVRAESLAPGVRSTQEQVVWPVENWLAQAAKLLDSLPAESSPQSLAVLGQQLYSALFQGTLLNSWTTAQEIARSKPEVLRLRLSLEDDRLAHLPWELLYSGDLEKTDTVSPDSFLVLSTSVAFSRCVGKQSSPDSTQNSKGDMQGTLQILKANFSDKLDRDHRAAELHQSGIPCVLTIPPEIPDEVASTFTELVYDHISQVYPVEISLSLVRQELISIYGFDRFYWVLPILYLHPQFDGFITIPQQTLEFGEFHQSDVEEWEEFGDESMCDRFDDEEDSAFISGLLGQISKPNPTPELANQIVTESDVNPKLPAPSIDERSISVPITASSESPADVNAQPILTQTKDREEIEARNSDLKVSNSIERWYRAALSDRPLRNFLPSGNKAVLLLPIAVLLLTPLSFWLFRQRWSGVGSRSASFIYEEVATPPPQPKPSAKTSAFDIKKTSSATVSAMAVKHFKQGNLSAGQSMVKVLLDRGNIKQAKAVLTTLSKEQKSHPDISFLFGRLAWQSVRNGDKSYSLDDARRYWETAVKGRDKLPLYYNALGFAYYAQGNLNRANQTWFEALYRAEEEKVAQSESATKERTENFAQIPNKSVASHDALTAYAGLALVLKHSAKNQPIDERSRLIGEALKLRTKVMQDDPTNFKPSALQANWLWSKQAVEDWRSLLQMKR
- a CDS encoding thioredoxin family protein; this translates as MDRAVIKFSSEDCGICHKMSFYDQKVAEELGLQFIDVKMQDTATYRKYRKILLTQYPDKAEMGWPTYLICDSPEGEFKILGEVKGGHPKGEFRSRLQAVLDTATTS
- the pyrF gene encoding orotidine-5'-phosphate decarboxylase, encoding MANNNKIIVPLDVPTQEQAIALVEKLPQVTFWKVGLELFVSTGSEILTILKERQKRIFLDLKFHDIPNTVAGACRAAGRYGVDLLTIHATAGRKALQAAKAAVAEGAAASGYSPPKLIAITLLTSLNSRDLAFDLKIPLELPEYALQMALLAQEAGLDGAVCSPQEVAQLRQTCGDRFLLVCPGVRPKWAEAGDQQRNLTPAEAIKAGADYLVIGRPITAAPDPVAAFERICDEI
- the tyrS gene encoding tyrosine--tRNA ligase, translated to MASHQSPSITQNLAWLYRGVSEIFPNLTDSQNRHENLVERLAQTNRPLRVKLGIDPTGADLHLGHSIPVRKLRAFQDAGHTAVLIIGDFTARIGDPTGKSEVRQQLTPAQVAQNAQTYLEQVRPILDFDTPGRLEIRYNSEWLSKLDLAKIMDLLSTMTVGQMLAKEGFALRYEKESPIYLHEFLYPLMQGYDSVAIEADVELGGTDQKFNIAVGRDLQRYFGLSPQFGMLMPILIGTDGVQKMSKSLGNYVGLREDALTMYQKLRQTPDILVEQYFELLTNIPLDTLPENPRDRQILLALDIVTQYHGKEAAEKAKEDAEKIARGKTEQAEALPEFSLENIQFPAKLFYIVSASKLCKSSSEARQKIQEGGVRLDGEKVTDVNLSFDSPASLQGRVLQVGKNKFVRLVNPN